Proteins encoded in a region of the Zea mays cultivar B73 chromosome 2, Zm-B73-REFERENCE-NAM-5.0, whole genome shotgun sequence genome:
- the LOC100285542 gene encoding hydrolase/ protein serine/threonine phosphatase, producing the protein MPPKRGAAGTRCTTSAAHGATEFATGSRSVAGQSAAQFVVEAATQLAAQATTPTIALVLRYASKDKMDLAPQGLITQQQKANERRPVGSSQIWTRYGVLLPSQQTRKLKEWILTDEQQQLVNASGLGHLALTTGFTIDRSLLTSFCERWNNETNTAHFMGFEIAPSLRDVSYILGIPVTGHVVTAEPIGDEAVKRMCLHYLGESPGNGEQLCGLIRLTWLYRNFHQLPEHPTINKIAYSTRAYLLYLVGSTLFPDTMRGFVSPRYLPLLADFGKIREYAWGAAALAHLYRGLSVAVTPNATTQFLGSATLLMAWIYEYLPITQPQQKNQSTLLPRACRWNFGGATRGQRKKVMDWRKVFEQLQFSEVNWNPYKDMNPAIVPEYCIAADNICYSRTWLISFNIKEAYVPDRFARQFGREQGRLHGVPMWTRRTWSKWKDWRTEYAREIEEFHQLVGCHFTPPAETNINSFPLHESSAGQNDAGCSLNISHNFSAMVEDLKNDLPVIGRYLEGNLLPSDVASFLERVSTMIKSYTPPQGSRRKDRVSHGPADPVRSKNPRKRGRHSLFQDSFPHRYLGTPVNIVFDGTIPLLNGGEALKEQVAMDPWRVSQSHLTMTTSSSSLDSSSPESMKRRREGGDEIPITRDTDCLQSGRLCVQLKMFKHRDGVNAEAANPIFR; encoded by the exons ATGCCACCGAAAAGAGGTGCTGCTGGCACCCGCTGCACCACCTCTGCTGCCCATGGCGCCACCGAGTTTGCCACCGGCAGCCGATCCGTCGCGGGCCAATCCGCCGCCCAGTTCGTCGTTGAAGCTGCCACCCAGTTGGCCGCCCAAGCCACCACCCCAACCATCGCCCTCGTTCTTAGATATGCTTCAAAG GACAAAATGGACCTTGCACCTCAGGGTTTGATAACACAGCAACAAAAGGCAAATGAGCGAAGGCCAGTTGGTAGCTCACAAATTTGGACA CGGTATGGTGTTCTGCTTCCAAGCCAGCAGACtcgaaagctaaaagaatggattCTGACTGATGAGCAGCAACAGCTTGTTAATGCTAGTGGTCTTGGACATCTGGCACTTACCACTGGGTTTACCATTGACCGTTCTTTGCTGACATCTTTTTGTGAAAGATGGAATAATGAAACAAATACTGCACATTTCATGGGATTTGAGATTGCGCCTTCACTTCGTGATGTTTCATATATTCTTGGCATTCCAGTGACTGGTCATGTGGTGACCGCAGAGCCAATTGGTGATGAAGCTGTGAAGCGGATGTGCTTGCATTATTTAGGAGAGAGCCCTGGAAATGGAGAGCAACTGTGTGGCTTAATTAGGCTGACTTGGTTGTATAGGAATTTTCATCAACTACCTGAACATCCAACCATCAATAAGATTGCATATAGCACCCGAGCTTACCTTCTATACCTTGTTGGTTCCACCTTGTTTCCTGACACCATGAGGGGATTTGTATCCCCAAGATATCTACCACTGTTGGCAGATTTTGGGAAGATCCGTGAGTATGCTTGGGGGGCTGCAGCCCTTGCTCATTTGTATAGGGGATTGTCTGTTGCAGTAACACCTAATGCCACAACACAGTTTCTCGGCAGTGCAACTTTGCTCATG GCCTGGATTTATGAGTATCTTCCTATTACTCAACCACAACAGAAGAACCAGAGCACATTGCTGCCCCGGGCTTGCCGGTGGAACTTTGGAGGAGCAACACGTGGACAGAGAAAAAAAGTCATGGACTGGAGAAAAGTTTTTGAGCAACTTCAATTTTCCGAG GTCAACTGGAACCCTTACAAGGACATGAATCCAGCAATTGTTCCGGAATATTGCATTGCAGCAGATAACATCTGCTACTCTCGTACTTGGCTAATCAGCTTTAACATAAAGGAGGCGTATGTGCCTGACAGGTTTGCTAGGCAGTTCGGGAGGGAACAAGGACGCCTCCATGGTGTGCCAATGTGGACAAGAAGAACTTGGAGTAAGTGGAAAGACTGGAGGACTGAGTATGCTCGTGAGATTGAGGAGTTCCATCAATTGGTTGGCTGCCATTTCACCCCTCCTGCGGAAACCAATATCAACTCCTTTCCACTACATGAGTCTAGTGCTGGACAGAATGATGCAGGATGCAGTCTGAATATCTCTCATAATTTTTCTGCAATG GTTGAAGATTTGAAAAATGATCTCCCAGTAATTGGTCGATATCTTGAGGGAAACTTGCTTCCTTCAGATGTTGCAAGCTTCCTAGAGAGGGTGAGCACGATGATCAAGAGTTATACCCCACCACAGGGCAGCCGAAGGAAAGATCGAGTAAGTCATGGCCCCGCTGACCCAGTCAGGTCAAAGAACCCAAGAAAAAGGGGAAGACATTCACTCTTTCAAGATTCTTTTCCTCATCGGTATCTAGGCACCCCGGTAAACATAGTGTTTGATGGCACCATTCCTCTACTAAATGGGGGTGAGGCATTGAAGGAACAAGTGGCCATGGATCCCTGGCGGGTCTCCCAGTCCCATTTGACGATGACCACATCTTCTTCATCTCTAGACTCAAGCTCACCAGAATCAATGAAGCGGAGGCGGGAAGGTGGGGATGAAATTCCAATCACAAGGGACACTGATTGCCTCCAAAGTGGAAGGCTCTGTGTGCAGCTGAAAATGTTCAAGCACAGAGATGGAGTGAATGCCGAGGCAGCTAATCCGATTTTCCGCTGA
- the LOC100303780 gene encoding uncharacterized protein LOC100303780, with amino-acid sequence MRIGGPRPAACALWDGRQSWHQGYVHCPPSNVDITLHVYTFKFKREHELRPAQVNAAEAAAQLKLGEQMGMKREQERKKGCTTGTVYDTFCSPFSCLKKNDMLDVTLWLFMMKKMKKTVDIDNSQQPLSEGPGELVPKVTMEVCSWD; translated from the exons ATGAGGATAGGCGGGCCTCGTCCGGCAGCCTGTGCTCTCTGGGACGGGAGGCAGAGCTGGCACCAG GGTTATGTCCACTGTCCACCTTCGAATGTTGACATTACATTACATGTCTACACTTTCAAATTTAAGAGAGAGCACGAATTGAGGCCGGCCCAGGTGAACGCTGCTGAAGCTGCTGCTCAATTAAAACTAGGGGAACAGATGGGGATGAAGCGCGAGCAAGAAAGAAAGAAAGGCTGCACAACTGGCACTGTGTATGATACTTTCTGCTCACCATTTTCTTGCCTGAAAAAAAATGATATGCTTGATGTCACGTTATGGTTATTTATgatgaagaagatgaagaagactgTTGATATTGACAACAGTCAACAGCCACTTTCTGAAGGGCCTGGAGAACTTGTGCCAAAAGTAACAATGGAAGTTTGTTCATGGGATTGA
- the LOC100285542 gene encoding hydrolase/ protein serine/threonine phosphatase isoform X1 — MAPPSLPPAADPSRANPPPSSSLKLPPSWPPKPPPQPSPSFLDMLQSLVFQDKMDLAPQGLITQQQKANERRPVGSSQIWTRYGVLLPSQQTRKLKEWILTDEQQQLVNASGLGHLALTTGFTIDRSLLTSFCERWNNETNTAHFMGFEIAPSLRDVSYILGIPVTGHVVTAEPIGDEAVKRMCLHYLGESPGNGEQLCGLIRLTWLYRNFHQLPEHPTINKIAYSTRAYLLYLVGSTLFPDTMRGFVSPRYLPLLADFGKIREYAWGAAALAHLYRGLSVAVTPNATTQFLGSATLLMAWIYEYLPITQPQQKNQSTLLPRACRWNFGGATRGQRKKVMDWRKVFEQLQFSEVNWNPYKDMNPAIVPEYCIAADNICYSRTWLISFNIKEAYVPDRFARQFGREQGRLHGVPMWTRRTWSKWKDWRTEYAREIEEFHQLVGCHFTPPAETNINSFPLHESSAGQNDAGCSLNISHNFSAMVEDLKNDLPVIGRYLEGNLLPSDVASFLERVSTMIKSYTPPQGSRRKDRVSHGPADPVRSKNPRKRGRHSLFQDSFPHRYLGTPVNIVFDGTIPLLNGGEALKEQVAMDPWRVSQSHLTMTTSSSSLDSSSPESMKRRREGGDEIPITRDTDCLQSGRLCVQLKMFKHRDGVNAEAANPIFR; from the exons ATGGCGCCACCGAGTTTGCCACCGGCAGCCGATCCGTCGCGGGCCAATCCGCCGCCCAGTTCGTCGTTGAAGCTGCCACCCAGTTGGCCGCCCAAGCCACCACCCCAACCATCGCCCTCGTTCTTAGATATGCTTCAAAG TCTTGTTTTTCAGGACAAAATGGACCTTGCACCTCAGGGTTTGATAACACAGCAACAAAAGGCAAATGAGCGAAGGCCAGTTGGTAGCTCACAAATTTGGACA CGGTATGGTGTTCTGCTTCCAAGCCAGCAGACtcgaaagctaaaagaatggattCTGACTGATGAGCAGCAACAGCTTGTTAATGCTAGTGGTCTTGGACATCTGGCACTTACCACTGGGTTTACCATTGACCGTTCTTTGCTGACATCTTTTTGTGAAAGATGGAATAATGAAACAAATACTGCACATTTCATGGGATTTGAGATTGCGCCTTCACTTCGTGATGTTTCATATATTCTTGGCATTCCAGTGACTGGTCATGTGGTGACCGCAGAGCCAATTGGTGATGAAGCTGTGAAGCGGATGTGCTTGCATTATTTAGGAGAGAGCCCTGGAAATGGAGAGCAACTGTGTGGCTTAATTAGGCTGACTTGGTTGTATAGGAATTTTCATCAACTACCTGAACATCCAACCATCAATAAGATTGCATATAGCACCCGAGCTTACCTTCTATACCTTGTTGGTTCCACCTTGTTTCCTGACACCATGAGGGGATTTGTATCCCCAAGATATCTACCACTGTTGGCAGATTTTGGGAAGATCCGTGAGTATGCTTGGGGGGCTGCAGCCCTTGCTCATTTGTATAGGGGATTGTCTGTTGCAGTAACACCTAATGCCACAACACAGTTTCTCGGCAGTGCAACTTTGCTCATG GCCTGGATTTATGAGTATCTTCCTATTACTCAACCACAACAGAAGAACCAGAGCACATTGCTGCCCCGGGCTTGCCGGTGGAACTTTGGAGGAGCAACACGTGGACAGAGAAAAAAAGTCATGGACTGGAGAAAAGTTTTTGAGCAACTTCAATTTTCCGAG GTCAACTGGAACCCTTACAAGGACATGAATCCAGCAATTGTTCCGGAATATTGCATTGCAGCAGATAACATCTGCTACTCTCGTACTTGGCTAATCAGCTTTAACATAAAGGAGGCGTATGTGCCTGACAGGTTTGCTAGGCAGTTCGGGAGGGAACAAGGACGCCTCCATGGTGTGCCAATGTGGACAAGAAGAACTTGGAGTAAGTGGAAAGACTGGAGGACTGAGTATGCTCGTGAGATTGAGGAGTTCCATCAATTGGTTGGCTGCCATTTCACCCCTCCTGCGGAAACCAATATCAACTCCTTTCCACTACATGAGTCTAGTGCTGGACAGAATGATGCAGGATGCAGTCTGAATATCTCTCATAATTTTTCTGCAATG GTTGAAGATTTGAAAAATGATCTCCCAGTAATTGGTCGATATCTTGAGGGAAACTTGCTTCCTTCAGATGTTGCAAGCTTCCTAGAGAGGGTGAGCACGATGATCAAGAGTTATACCCCACCACAGGGCAGCCGAAGGAAAGATCGAGTAAGTCATGGCCCCGCTGACCCAGTCAGGTCAAAGAACCCAAGAAAAAGGGGAAGACATTCACTCTTTCAAGATTCTTTTCCTCATCGGTATCTAGGCACCCCGGTAAACATAGTGTTTGATGGCACCATTCCTCTACTAAATGGGGGTGAGGCATTGAAGGAACAAGTGGCCATGGATCCCTGGCGGGTCTCCCAGTCCCATTTGACGATGACCACATCTTCTTCATCTCTAGACTCAAGCTCACCAGAATCAATGAAGCGGAGGCGGGAAGGTGGGGATGAAATTCCAATCACAAGGGACACTGATTGCCTCCAAAGTGGAAGGCTCTGTGTGCAGCTGAAAATGTTCAAGCACAGAGATGGAGTGAATGCCGAGGCAGCTAATCCGATTTTCCGCTGA
- the LOC100285542 gene encoding hydrolase/ protein serine/threonine phosphatase isoform X3, producing the protein MPPKRGAAGTRCTTSAAHGATEFATGSRSVAGQSAAQFVVEAATQLAAQATTPTIALVLRYASKDKMDLAPQGLITQQQKANERRPVGSSQIWTAWIYEYLPITQPQQKNQSTLLPRACRWNFGGATRGQRKKVMDWRKVFEQLQFSEVNWNPYKDMNPAIVPEYCIAADNICYSRTWLISFNIKEAYVPDRFARQFGREQGRLHGVPMWTRRTWSKWKDWRTEYAREIEEFHQLVGCHFTPPAETNINSFPLHESSAGQNDAGCSLNISHNFSAMVEDLKNDLPVIGRYLEGNLLPSDVASFLERVSTMIKSYTPPQGSRRKDRVSHGPADPVRSKNPRKRGRHSLFQDSFPHRYLGTPVNIVFDGTIPLLNGGEALKEQVAMDPWRVSQSHLTMTTSSSSLDSSSPESMKRRREGGDEIPITRDTDCLQSGRLCVQLKMFKHRDGVNAEAANPIFR; encoded by the exons ATGCCACCGAAAAGAGGTGCTGCTGGCACCCGCTGCACCACCTCTGCTGCCCATGGCGCCACCGAGTTTGCCACCGGCAGCCGATCCGTCGCGGGCCAATCCGCCGCCCAGTTCGTCGTTGAAGCTGCCACCCAGTTGGCCGCCCAAGCCACCACCCCAACCATCGCCCTCGTTCTTAGATATGCTTCAAAG GACAAAATGGACCTTGCACCTCAGGGTTTGATAACACAGCAACAAAAGGCAAATGAGCGAAGGCCAGTTGGTAGCTCACAAATTTGGACA GCCTGGATTTATGAGTATCTTCCTATTACTCAACCACAACAGAAGAACCAGAGCACATTGCTGCCCCGGGCTTGCCGGTGGAACTTTGGAGGAGCAACACGTGGACAGAGAAAAAAAGTCATGGACTGGAGAAAAGTTTTTGAGCAACTTCAATTTTCCGAG GTCAACTGGAACCCTTACAAGGACATGAATCCAGCAATTGTTCCGGAATATTGCATTGCAGCAGATAACATCTGCTACTCTCGTACTTGGCTAATCAGCTTTAACATAAAGGAGGCGTATGTGCCTGACAGGTTTGCTAGGCAGTTCGGGAGGGAACAAGGACGCCTCCATGGTGTGCCAATGTGGACAAGAAGAACTTGGAGTAAGTGGAAAGACTGGAGGACTGAGTATGCTCGTGAGATTGAGGAGTTCCATCAATTGGTTGGCTGCCATTTCACCCCTCCTGCGGAAACCAATATCAACTCCTTTCCACTACATGAGTCTAGTGCTGGACAGAATGATGCAGGATGCAGTCTGAATATCTCTCATAATTTTTCTGCAATG GTTGAAGATTTGAAAAATGATCTCCCAGTAATTGGTCGATATCTTGAGGGAAACTTGCTTCCTTCAGATGTTGCAAGCTTCCTAGAGAGGGTGAGCACGATGATCAAGAGTTATACCCCACCACAGGGCAGCCGAAGGAAAGATCGAGTAAGTCATGGCCCCGCTGACCCAGTCAGGTCAAAGAACCCAAGAAAAAGGGGAAGACATTCACTCTTTCAAGATTCTTTTCCTCATCGGTATCTAGGCACCCCGGTAAACATAGTGTTTGATGGCACCATTCCTCTACTAAATGGGGGTGAGGCATTGAAGGAACAAGTGGCCATGGATCCCTGGCGGGTCTCCCAGTCCCATTTGACGATGACCACATCTTCTTCATCTCTAGACTCAAGCTCACCAGAATCAATGAAGCGGAGGCGGGAAGGTGGGGATGAAATTCCAATCACAAGGGACACTGATTGCCTCCAAAGTGGAAGGCTCTGTGTGCAGCTGAAAATGTTCAAGCACAGAGATGGAGTGAATGCCGAGGCAGCTAATCCGATTTTCCGCTGA
- the LOC100285542 gene encoding hydrolase/ protein serine/threonine phosphatase isoform X2: MDLAPQGLITQQQKANERRPVGSSQIWTRYGVLLPSQQTRKLKEWILTDEQQQLVNASGLGHLALTTGFTIDRSLLTSFCERWNNETNTAHFMGFEIAPSLRDVSYILGIPVTGHVVTAEPIGDEAVKRMCLHYLGESPGNGEQLCGLIRLTWLYRNFHQLPEHPTINKIAYSTRAYLLYLVGSTLFPDTMRGFVSPRYLPLLADFGKIREYAWGAAALAHLYRGLSVAVTPNATTQFLGSATLLMAWIYEYLPITQPQQKNQSTLLPRACRWNFGGATRGQRKKVMDWRKVFEQLQFSEVNWNPYKDMNPAIVPEYCIAADNICYSRTWLISFNIKEAYVPDRFARQFGREQGRLHGVPMWTRRTWSKWKDWRTEYAREIEEFHQLVGCHFTPPAETNINSFPLHESSAGQNDAGCSLNISHNFSAMVEDLKNDLPVIGRYLEGNLLPSDVASFLERVSTMIKSYTPPQGSRRKDRVSHGPADPVRSKNPRKRGRHSLFQDSFPHRYLGTPVNIVFDGTIPLLNGGEALKEQVAMDPWRVSQSHLTMTTSSSSLDSSSPESMKRRREGGDEIPITRDTDCLQSGRLCVQLKMFKHRDGVNAEAANPIFR; the protein is encoded by the exons ATGGACCTTGCACCTCAGGGTTTGATAACACAGCAACAAAAGGCAAATGAGCGAAGGCCAGTTGGTAGCTCACAAATTTGGACA CGGTATGGTGTTCTGCTTCCAAGCCAGCAGACtcgaaagctaaaagaatggattCTGACTGATGAGCAGCAACAGCTTGTTAATGCTAGTGGTCTTGGACATCTGGCACTTACCACTGGGTTTACCATTGACCGTTCTTTGCTGACATCTTTTTGTGAAAGATGGAATAATGAAACAAATACTGCACATTTCATGGGATTTGAGATTGCGCCTTCACTTCGTGATGTTTCATATATTCTTGGCATTCCAGTGACTGGTCATGTGGTGACCGCAGAGCCAATTGGTGATGAAGCTGTGAAGCGGATGTGCTTGCATTATTTAGGAGAGAGCCCTGGAAATGGAGAGCAACTGTGTGGCTTAATTAGGCTGACTTGGTTGTATAGGAATTTTCATCAACTACCTGAACATCCAACCATCAATAAGATTGCATATAGCACCCGAGCTTACCTTCTATACCTTGTTGGTTCCACCTTGTTTCCTGACACCATGAGGGGATTTGTATCCCCAAGATATCTACCACTGTTGGCAGATTTTGGGAAGATCCGTGAGTATGCTTGGGGGGCTGCAGCCCTTGCTCATTTGTATAGGGGATTGTCTGTTGCAGTAACACCTAATGCCACAACACAGTTTCTCGGCAGTGCAACTTTGCTCATG GCCTGGATTTATGAGTATCTTCCTATTACTCAACCACAACAGAAGAACCAGAGCACATTGCTGCCCCGGGCTTGCCGGTGGAACTTTGGAGGAGCAACACGTGGACAGAGAAAAAAAGTCATGGACTGGAGAAAAGTTTTTGAGCAACTTCAATTTTCCGAG GTCAACTGGAACCCTTACAAGGACATGAATCCAGCAATTGTTCCGGAATATTGCATTGCAGCAGATAACATCTGCTACTCTCGTACTTGGCTAATCAGCTTTAACATAAAGGAGGCGTATGTGCCTGACAGGTTTGCTAGGCAGTTCGGGAGGGAACAAGGACGCCTCCATGGTGTGCCAATGTGGACAAGAAGAACTTGGAGTAAGTGGAAAGACTGGAGGACTGAGTATGCTCGTGAGATTGAGGAGTTCCATCAATTGGTTGGCTGCCATTTCACCCCTCCTGCGGAAACCAATATCAACTCCTTTCCACTACATGAGTCTAGTGCTGGACAGAATGATGCAGGATGCAGTCTGAATATCTCTCATAATTTTTCTGCAATG GTTGAAGATTTGAAAAATGATCTCCCAGTAATTGGTCGATATCTTGAGGGAAACTTGCTTCCTTCAGATGTTGCAAGCTTCCTAGAGAGGGTGAGCACGATGATCAAGAGTTATACCCCACCACAGGGCAGCCGAAGGAAAGATCGAGTAAGTCATGGCCCCGCTGACCCAGTCAGGTCAAAGAACCCAAGAAAAAGGGGAAGACATTCACTCTTTCAAGATTCTTTTCCTCATCGGTATCTAGGCACCCCGGTAAACATAGTGTTTGATGGCACCATTCCTCTACTAAATGGGGGTGAGGCATTGAAGGAACAAGTGGCCATGGATCCCTGGCGGGTCTCCCAGTCCCATTTGACGATGACCACATCTTCTTCATCTCTAGACTCAAGCTCACCAGAATCAATGAAGCGGAGGCGGGAAGGTGGGGATGAAATTCCAATCACAAGGGACACTGATTGCCTCCAAAGTGGAAGGCTCTGTGTGCAGCTGAAAATGTTCAAGCACAGAGATGGAGTGAATGCCGAGGCAGCTAATCCGATTTTCCGCTGA